A DNA window from Bacteroides cellulosilyticus contains the following coding sequences:
- a CDS encoding UpxZ family transcription anti-terminator antagonist, whose amino-acid sequence MNSLLSRAVELQHAAHTLMYLGMDGEPLYSDDFCRQNKDVLLKSDSLFAAKSSDIEEEANLCLALLMGYNATIYNYGDKEQKKQEILVRACDVLERLPDSLLKVRLLTYCYGETYEEALLQSARKIVDGWGQASLTSEQVEAVEELRNVEENPYPWEYVDE is encoded by the coding sequence ATGAATTCTTTACTTTCTCGTGCTGTTGAGCTTCAGCATGCCGCCCATACTTTAATGTATCTCGGCATGGATGGTGAGCCTCTTTATTCTGATGACTTTTGTCGTCAGAATAAAGATGTTCTCTTAAAATCCGATTCTCTTTTTGCTGCAAAAAGTTCCGATATCGAAGAAGAGGCCAATTTGTGTCTGGCTCTTCTGATGGGCTACAATGCCACTATATACAATTATGGTGATAAGGAGCAGAAAAAGCAAGAGATTCTTGTGCGTGCTTGTGATGTTTTGGAACGGCTTCCGGACTCCTTGCTCAAAGTTAGGCTGTTGACCTATTGTTATGGTGAGACTTATGAAGAAGCGTTGTTGCAGTCTGCCCGTAAGATTGTGGATGGATGGGGGCAGGCTTCTCTTACATCCGAACAGGTTGAGGCTGTTGAAGAACTTCGTAATGTAGAAGAGAATCCCTATCCATGGGAATATGTCGATGAGTAA
- a CDS encoding GumC family protein — MLRDDQNLDSDQSKSDESINLYAIFFKYFVYWPWFVASVLICLVGCYIYLRYQAPVYNVSSAVLIKENDKRSGNSANNPLGALQDLGMFSMTNNFDNEVEILRSRTLIKKVVNDLGLYISISEERTFGYNTPLYKSSPVNVYMTPEEAEKLEAGIKLRMAYATDGKLSVKGEYTLDEAEYDFEHSFDKLPAVLPTPVGVLSFTVNESIVNDTIQPIEEDVYLAAYVGSPTVIAENYAENLSVEPASKTTTIALLSLQSTVKQRGIDFINRLIAFYNQDTNDEKNEVAQKSAEFIEERIGIINRELGTTESELADFKQRSGLTDLTSDAQLALQENSRYEQQRTENATQISLVTYLHDYINNPKNLDEVIPANVGLSDANLASIIEQYNTMLIERKRLLRTSSENNPAIINMNTGIEAMRYNVQTTVNSVLKGLQITRDDIDRQARKFEGRISNAPLQEKEFMTISRQQEIKAALYIMLLQKREENAITLAATANNGRIIEEPLPSKYPVSPRKKVFMLAALILGLGIPVGIIYLNDLLKYKIENREDVEKITNVAILGEIPLGAKPEEGAIVVRENRNDMMEETFRALRTNMLFMLGSDEKVILFSSSQPGEGKSFIAGNTAVSLAYMGKKVVIVGMDIRKPGLNKVFNMSRRAEGITNYLSDPKHADLFDMIQHSDISSNLDILPGGPIPPNPTELVASDVLDKAIEQLKEHYDYIILDTAPIGLVTDTAIIGRVADLCVYVCRADVTPKAAFGYINTLRDEKKFSKLATVINSIDMSKRKNSYGYGYGKKYGYGYGKRYGYGYGYGYGYETNGKNKKEEK, encoded by the coding sequence ATGTTGCGAGACGACCAAAATTTAGATAGTGATCAATCAAAGAGTGACGAATCTATCAATCTGTATGCCATCTTCTTTAAATACTTTGTCTATTGGCCCTGGTTTGTAGCCAGTGTGTTGATCTGTTTAGTAGGCTGTTATATTTATCTTCGTTATCAAGCTCCTGTTTATAATGTAAGTTCTGCTGTCCTGATTAAAGAGAATGATAAGCGTAGTGGAAATTCGGCTAATAATCCTCTAGGTGCTCTTCAAGATTTGGGCATGTTTTCTATGACGAATAACTTTGATAATGAAGTTGAAATCCTGAGATCTCGTACTTTGATAAAGAAAGTAGTGAATGATTTGGGGCTTTATATTAGTATTTCCGAGGAACGTACTTTTGGTTATAATACTCCTTTGTACAAGAGTTCTCCGGTTAATGTCTATATGACTCCGGAAGAGGCTGAAAAATTGGAAGCGGGTATCAAGTTAAGAATGGCTTATGCTACGGACGGTAAATTATCTGTTAAAGGAGAATATACTCTCGATGAAGCGGAATATGACTTTGAGCACAGTTTCGATAAACTTCCCGCAGTTCTTCCTACTCCTGTGGGTGTGCTTAGTTTTACGGTTAATGAATCCATTGTGAATGATACTATTCAACCTATAGAAGAAGATGTCTATTTGGCTGCCTATGTTGGTAGTCCTACAGTCATAGCAGAGAATTATGCAGAGAATCTGAGTGTTGAACCTGCATCTAAAACTACTACAATTGCTCTATTGAGCTTACAGAGTACTGTTAAGCAGCGTGGAATTGATTTTATCAATCGCCTTATAGCTTTCTATAATCAGGATACCAATGATGAGAAGAATGAGGTGGCTCAGAAAAGTGCAGAATTCATAGAGGAACGTATTGGCATTATCAATCGTGAGTTGGGAACTACTGAAAGTGAACTTGCTGATTTCAAACAACGTTCGGGTTTGACTGATTTGACGAGTGATGCTCAGCTTGCTTTGCAGGAAAACTCTAGATACGAACAGCAACGAACTGAAAATGCTACTCAGATTAGTCTGGTGACCTATCTGCATGACTATATCAATAATCCTAAGAATCTTGATGAAGTCATTCCAGCTAATGTAGGTTTGAGTGATGCCAATCTTGCGTCAATCATTGAACAATATAACACAATGTTGATTGAGCGCAAACGTTTGCTTCGTACGTCTTCTGAGAATAATCCTGCTATCATCAATATGAACACGGGTATTGAGGCCATGCGTTATAATGTTCAGACTACTGTCAATAGTGTCTTGAAAGGTCTTCAGATAACCCGTGATGATATTGATCGCCAAGCTCGTAAATTTGAGGGTCGTATCAGTAATGCCCCTTTGCAGGAGAAGGAATTTATGACTATTTCCCGTCAACAGGAAATCAAGGCTGCTCTTTATATTATGCTTTTGCAGAAGCGTGAGGAAAATGCCATAACTCTTGCTGCTACCGCTAACAACGGGCGTATTATTGAAGAACCTTTGCCTAGTAAATATCCTGTATCTCCTAGGAAAAAGGTATTTATGCTTGCTGCTTTAATATTGGGTTTAGGTATTCCTGTGGGTATCATCTATTTGAATGACTTGTTAAAGTATAAGATTGAGAATCGTGAAGATGTAGAGAAGATTACTAATGTAGCTATTTTAGGCGAAATACCCTTGGGCGCTAAGCCAGAAGAAGGTGCTATTGTCGTTCGTGAGAATAGGAATGACATGATGGAAGAGACTTTCCGTGCTCTTCGTACTAATATGCTTTTCATGCTGGGAAGTGATGAAAAAGTGATTCTTTTTAGTTCTAGCCAACCTGGTGAAGGTAAATCTTTTATTGCAGGTAATACAGCCGTCAGTCTTGCCTATATGGGCAAGAAAGTTGTTATTGTAGGTATGGATATTCGTAAACCCGGTTTGAATAAAGTTTTTAATATGTCTCGCCGTGCAGAAGGTATTACTAATTATTTGAGTGATCCTAAACATGCAGACTTGTTTGATATGATTCAACACAGTGATATCAGTTCTAACTTGGATATCCTTCCCGGGGGACCTATTCCTCCTAATCCAACGGAACTGGTGGCGAGTGATGTCCTTGACAAGGCTATTGAACAGTTAAAAGAACATTACGATTATATCATCTTGGATACTGCTCCTATTGGTTTGGTAACAGATACTGCTATTATTGGTCGTGTTGCTGATTTGTGTGTCTATGTTTGTCGTGCTGATGTTACTCCAAAAGCTGCTTTTGGTTATATTAATACACTTCGTGATGAGAAGAAGTTCTCTAAATTGGCCACAGTCATCAATAGCATAGATATGAGTAAACGTAAAAATAGCTATGGTTATGGTTATGGTAAGAAGTATGGTTATGGTTACGGTAAGCGGTATGGGTATGGTTACGGCTATGGGTATGGTTACGAAACAAATGGGAAAAATAAAAAGGAAGAGAAGTAA
- a CDS encoding BT0820 family HAD-type phosphatase: protein MVIAVDFDGTIVEHRYPSIGREIPFAIDTLKKLTSERHKLILWSVREGKLLDEAVAFCRERGLEFYAVNRDYPEEEKNLNNHFSRKLKADVFIDDRNLGGLPDWGMIYEMINRKLTYEDLMRRYEYESEPERPKGLFARLFGK, encoded by the coding sequence TTGGTTATAGCAGTAGATTTTGATGGCACCATAGTCGAGCATCGTTATCCCTCTATCGGCCGTGAGATTCCCTTCGCCATCGATACCCTAAAAAAACTGACTTCCGAACGCCATAAGCTTATCCTCTGGAGTGTCCGTGAGGGTAAGCTTTTGGATGAGGCTGTTGCTTTTTGTCGTGAGCGTGGTCTTGAGTTTTATGCCGTCAACCGTGACTATCCGGAAGAGGAGAAGAACTTGAATAACCATTTTTCCCGCAAGCTGAAAGCGGATGTATTTATTGACGACCGTAATCTTGGCGGTCTTCCCGACTGGGGAATGATCTACGAGATGATTAACCGTAAACTTACCTATGAAGATCTCATGCGCAGATATGAGTACGAATCAGAACCGGAAAGGCCGAAAGGTCTCTTTGCTCGCCTGTTCGGGAAATAG
- a CDS encoding polysaccharide biosynthesis/export family protein gives MKIRNFLLVLAIPLVLVGCTSYKSVPYMQNPEVVNSGSNSLPLYDAEIMPKDLLSITVNTTDPQAAAPFNLTVQTPLNAALTNINTTTQPTLQQYLVNNKGEIDFPVIGRLQVGGLTKNQAEDLIREKLQPYLKESPIVTVRMANYKISVLGEVARPGTFTVGNEKVNILEALAMAGDMTVYGIRDNVKLIREDAAGKREIITLNLNNADLVLSPYYYLRQNDILYVTPNKTKAKNSDIGSSTTLWFSATSILVSIASLIVNIVR, from the coding sequence ATGAAAATCAGAAATTTTCTCTTAGTACTGGCTATTCCTTTAGTATTGGTAGGCTGTACTTCTTATAAGAGTGTTCCTTACATGCAGAACCCTGAAGTTGTGAATAGTGGCAGTAACTCTCTTCCTTTGTATGATGCTGAAATCATGCCGAAAGATTTGCTGAGTATCACCGTGAATACTACTGATCCTCAGGCAGCTGCTCCATTCAATCTGACAGTACAGACACCGTTGAATGCTGCCTTGACCAATATCAATACTACTACGCAGCCCACTTTGCAGCAATATCTCGTGAATAATAAGGGTGAAATCGATTTCCCAGTCATTGGTCGTCTTCAAGTTGGTGGTTTGACCAAGAATCAGGCTGAAGACCTTATTCGGGAGAAGTTGCAACCTTATTTGAAAGAGAGTCCGATTGTGACCGTACGTATGGCTAATTACAAGATATCAGTCTTGGGTGAAGTTGCTCGTCCGGGCACGTTTACTGTTGGTAATGAAAAGGTGAATATTCTGGAAGCCCTTGCTATGGCCGGTGATATGACAGTTTATGGTATTCGTGACAATGTGAAGCTGATTCGCGAGGATGCCGCAGGAAAGCGTGAAATAATCACTTTGAATCTGAACAATGCCGATTTGGTGCTTTCACCCTATTATTACTTGCGCCAGAACGATATCCTGTATGTCACTCCTAATAAGACGAAAGCCAAGAATTCTGATATAGGTAGTAGTACCACCCTTTGGTTCAGTGCTACTTCCATATTGGTATCCATTGCCAGTCTGATAGTTAATATCGTACGGTAA